One Thermosphaera aggregans DNA segment encodes these proteins:
- a CDS encoding SPFH domain-containing protein has translation MENPESEEYEYAMIADSRTLYLTEFRCRVSDPVLFLTQVAGASRGLSPPAVADFIRNYFLEDFIQEIRKYTVMDTYSNISGVVAGVKADIIYDAFKQRGLEFYMFKNDIEIGGVSLPMLEKMEKEDPTHGLPLLLAIQRGNEDKVLEMVRTVEVMRASGRSPVTGWLGALIATPGFPQPMVHQQEQQRRSQIIEKLRELKRMLDKGLIRQEEYEKLMKKSLGKYKQEM, from the coding sequence GTGGAAAACCCCGAATCAGAAGAATACGAATACGCCATGATAGCAGACAGCAGGACACTTTATTTGACTGAGTTCAGGTGTCGTGTTAGCGATCCAGTCTTATTCCTAACACAGGTTGCTGGAGCATCGAGAGGGCTTTCTCCACCTGCAGTAGCAGACTTCATTAGGAATTACTTCCTAGAGGACTTTATACAAGAAATACGTAAGTACACGGTTATGGATACTTATTCAAACATAAGCGGGGTTGTAGCCGGGGTAAAAGCAGACATTATCTACGATGCATTTAAACAGAGAGGCCTTGAATTTTATATGTTTAAAAATGATATTGAAATAGGTGGTGTAAGTCTCCCAATGTTAGAGAAGATGGAGAAAGAAGACCCGACACATGGTCTTCCATTACTCCTTGCAATTCAAAGAGGCAATGAAGACAAGGTATTGGAGATGGTTAGAACAGTTGAGGTTATGAGGGCTTCGGGTAGGTCACCTGTAACTGGATGGTTGGGTGCTTTGATCGCTACACCTGGATTCCCCCAGCCAATGGTTCATCAGCAAGAGCAACAAAGAAGGTCACAGATAATTGAGAAGTTAAGAGAATTAAAACGAATGCTCGATAAGGGATTGATTAGACAGGAAGAATACGAAAAGTTAATGAAGAAATCATTAGGAAAATACAAACAAGAGATGTGA
- a CDS encoding TIGR00266 family protein produces MEWVVEHRPSYSILKVKLNPGERVYAEPGAMVYMSSGVQVETKAHGGIVKSLLRTALAGESFFINTYYAREPGEAWFAPSLPGDISYVELKGDKGLVIQDTSYIAHHGDVNLTTAWRGLRGLIAEGELVWLKAEGKGGVWISSYGAIEEVNLKPGEKVLVDNFHFVAMDDGIKWDVKAFGGVKSFILGGEGFVVEVTGPGRLYVQTRSLSPLIEVISKYLGRRK; encoded by the coding sequence ATGGAGTGGGTGGTTGAGCACCGTCCATCATATTCAATTTTAAAAGTCAAGTTAAACCCGGGGGAACGTGTATATGCTGAACCAGGCGCCATGGTGTATATGAGTAGTGGGGTTCAGGTTGAAACCAAAGCTCACGGCGGCATAGTGAAGAGCCTGTTACGTACAGCTCTTGCTGGTGAAAGCTTCTTTATAAACACATACTATGCTAGAGAACCGGGCGAAGCATGGTTTGCACCATCCCTACCAGGCGATATCAGTTACGTCGAATTAAAGGGTGATAAGGGACTCGTAATCCAAGATACCAGCTACATCGCCCACCATGGAGATGTCAATTTAACCACAGCCTGGCGTGGACTGCGCGGGCTCATAGCTGAGGGAGAGCTTGTATGGCTTAAAGCAGAGGGGAAGGGTGGTGTCTGGATTTCAAGCTATGGCGCTATCGAAGAAGTCAATCTTAAACCAGGTGAGAAAGTATTAGTTGACAACTTCCACTTCGTTGCAATGGATGATGGTATTAAATGGGATGTTAAAGCATTTGGAGGAGTGAAATCTTTCATACTTGGCGGAGAAGGATTCGTAGTTGAAGTAACAGGGCCTGGTAGACTGTACGTTCAGACGAGATCGCTGTCTCCGCTTATAGAGGTAATATCCAAATACCTCGGAAGAAGAAAATAA
- a CDS encoding A24 family peptidase C-terminal domain-containing protein → MISWEWAWILEYAKIVFTLLFLARFSIEDYRKREVNDPEVYAYVAGSAVFYALSTLIIISNLPPAYAAVYTALSITIAPVLFTLLYLKGLMGLGDVYVATGLSLTFTYPVLFNETGLPGTPAIAPPVILIILYACASIIIYSAGKALHILTRHRDMLKNLSLTEKILLPIIAKPMTVREYLETRFLYPLTVFEEEAGAVKQKIRLSYDVEKEDYREHQARLKTLVEKGLVSPEAKIWVAHGIPFLTLLLLGFTTYLVLGDKPLTLLTPH, encoded by the coding sequence GTGATCAGCTGGGAGTGGGCCTGGATCCTGGAGTATGCTAAAATAGTTTTCACGCTACTCTTCCTAGCCAGGTTCTCCATTGAGGATTACAGGAAGAGGGAGGTTAACGACCCGGAAGTATATGCTTACGTAGCGGGCTCAGCAGTCTTCTACGCATTGTCAACACTAATCATTATCTCAAACCTCCCGCCAGCCTACGCCGCTGTCTACACAGCCCTCTCGATCACTATAGCACCAGTCCTCTTCACACTCCTCTACCTTAAAGGATTGATGGGGCTGGGCGACGTGTACGTTGCCACAGGCCTCTCCCTAACCTTCACATACCCGGTGCTCTTCAACGAGACAGGGCTACCGGGAACACCTGCCATAGCCCCTCCCGTAATACTGATCATATTGTACGCGTGCGCATCAATAATCATATACTCAGCGGGGAAAGCCCTGCACATCCTAACACGGCACAGGGATATGCTGAAGAACCTGAGCCTGACGGAGAAAATACTCCTCCCAATCATTGCGAAACCCATGACGGTTAGAGAATACTTGGAGACAAGGTTCCTCTACCCGTTAACAGTTTTCGAGGAGGAAGCCGGGGCGGTTAAGCAGAAGATCAGGCTATCCTACGATGTAGAGAAAGAGGATTACAGGGAGCACCAGGCAAGGCTTAAAACCCTAGTGGAGAAGGGCCTGGTAAGCCCTGAGGCTAAAATATGGGTGGCTCATGGAATACCATTCCTAACCCTACTACTACTAGGCTTCACAACCTACCTGGTACTAGGGGATAAGCCGCTAACCCTGCTCACCCCGCACTGA
- a CDS encoding DUF4352 domain-containing protein has protein sequence MQSRDLLIIIAVAVIASVATASLFSIATKTTVTETVTNTATVYTPVTIWMTTTLSTTTTVYIPVDSCSENLQITYAYATVVQGGWRIELKVENKGTSTAIIDTIFVNGVPYTGVNLPISLEAGKNTIITITLQQGQFNSGQQVEIKLHTASGKEYPKMVTLP, from the coding sequence ATGCAGAGCAGGGATTTATTGATCATCATAGCCGTCGCAGTCATCGCGAGCGTTGCCACAGCATCATTGTTCTCTATCGCGACCAAGACCACTGTAACCGAAACAGTGACCAACACGGCAACCGTCTACACGCCCGTGACGATATGGATGACCACCACTCTCTCTACCACTACGACCGTCTATATACCCGTAGATAGTTGTTCGGAAAACCTTCAAATAACCTATGCCTATGCTACTGTAGTGCAAGGTGGATGGAGGATTGAGTTAAAAGTTGAAAATAAGGGCACATCAACGGCAATAATAGACACGATATTTGTGAACGGTGTACCTTACACCGGTGTAAATCTACCTATCTCACTGGAAGCTGGTAAGAATACCATAATAACCATAACTCTACAGCAAGGTCAGTTTAACTCTGGGCAGCAAGTTGAGATCAAGTTGCACACCGCTAGTGGTAAGGAGTATCCGAAAATGGTTACCCTGCCGTAG
- a CDS encoding HIT family protein: protein MKILWSPWRFEYVRKVSRNQEEECLFCRLQRMSEEEGLVVYKGRHSFIALNAYPYNSGHLMIAPYAHEASTEKLPVHVLTEVFCLINLSILALRRAFNPDGFNIGANIGRAAGAGVPGHVHFHVVPRWVGDTNFMPIIADTKPMPISLRDAYKVLKESIEAVLKEHGECPSGV from the coding sequence TTGAAGATTCTGTGGAGCCCGTGGAGGTTTGAATACGTGAGGAAGGTTTCCAGGAACCAGGAGGAGGAGTGCTTGTTCTGCAGGCTTCAAAGGATGAGCGAGGAGGAGGGGCTCGTAGTCTACAAGGGGAGGCACTCTTTCATAGCCTTGAACGCCTACCCATACAACTCGGGCCACTTGATGATAGCCCCCTATGCTCACGAAGCGAGCACTGAGAAGCTCCCGGTTCACGTCCTCACCGAGGTTTTCTGCCTGATCAACCTTTCAATCCTAGCGTTGAGGAGAGCCTTCAACCCAGACGGCTTCAACATAGGGGCTAACATAGGGAGGGCAGCGGGCGCCGGGGTCCCGGGGCACGTCCACTTCCACGTCGTGCCTAGATGGGTTGGGGACACAAACTTCATGCCTATCATAGCAGACACCAAGCCAATGCCCATAAGCCTCAGGGATGCCTACAAGGTTTTGAAAGAATCTATAGAGGCGGTTTTAAAAGAGCATGGTGAATGCCCCAGTGGTGTCTAA
- a CDS encoding geranylgeranylglycerol-phosphate geranylgeranyltransferase has product MSEAVDSLMNGLFKLIIAYARLTRPPAPLLMGLAVFMGQVAALGGLPEPGLMLAPVAASMLMTASSFVFNDAVDYEIDVVNRPGAPLPSGMASRRGATVFSILLFTAGFALSLQTNVQSLIMLNTMYALSILYSLRLKATGLLGNIVVALCVSASFIYGSLTATGRVNPVVLKITWISFFINLGREVVQSIQDMEGDRVKQVRSVAIAYGPETAARLGSLFTILGLTLGPLLFLNHEAGYYGLFSQTFALILIPEAGLAYSIIQLLKNPTPKNASTFLKRFNLLTIIILLILASEFARSAITG; this is encoded by the coding sequence GTGAGTGAAGCGGTGGATTCGTTAATGAATGGGTTGTTTAAACTAATAATCGCGTATGCGAGGCTAACCCGTCCCCCAGCCCCATTGCTAATGGGGCTCGCTGTTTTCATGGGGCAGGTTGCAGCTCTTGGAGGCTTGCCGGAGCCAGGCTTAATGCTCGCCCCCGTAGCAGCTTCGATGCTGATGACTGCTTCATCATTCGTCTTCAACGATGCTGTCGACTACGAGATAGATGTTGTGAACAGGCCTGGAGCACCCCTGCCCTCGGGAATGGCTTCTAGAAGAGGCGCCACAGTCTTCAGCATCCTGCTTTTCACAGCAGGCTTCGCCCTCTCCCTGCAAACCAATGTGCAGTCTTTAATAATGTTGAATACTATGTACGCCTTGTCAATCCTGTACAGCCTAAGGCTTAAGGCAACCGGGTTGCTGGGCAACATTGTTGTAGCGCTATGCGTTTCAGCATCATTCATATACGGGTCGCTGACAGCTACCGGGCGGGTTAACCCCGTGGTCTTGAAGATTACCTGGATCAGCTTCTTCATCAACCTTGGCCGCGAGGTTGTTCAAAGCATCCAGGACATGGAGGGTGATAGGGTGAAGCAGGTTAGAAGCGTTGCAATAGCTTACGGTCCTGAAACAGCTGCACGGCTTGGCTCACTATTCACTATACTAGGGTTAACCTTAGGCCCCTTGCTATTCCTCAACCACGAGGCAGGATACTACGGCTTATTCTCGCAAACCTTCGCGCTAATCCTGATCCCGGAAGCAGGGCTCGCCTACTCCATAATCCAGCTGCTGAAGAATCCGACGCCGAAGAATGCTTCAACGTTCCTGAAAAGGTTTAACCTTTTAACAATAATCATACTGTTAATACTTGCCTCAGAGTTTGCAAGGTCGGCAATAACGGGTTAA
- the radA gene encoding DNA repair and recombination protein RadA: MSRESAGRGEVKVLSIRDIPGVNPAIADKLEAAGYSSAWTVVVARVDELAEKTGIPPTVLQKVIENARRALGITFKTAREVKLERLNIKKITTGSKSLDDLLGGGIETKTITEFYGEYGSGKTQICHQLSVNVQLPPERGGLSGKAVYVDTEGTFRWERIEAMARGLGLEPDQVMDNIFYMRAYNSDHQVSIIDDLFTFVPKNDVRLVVVDSVTSHFRAEFPGREHLAERQQKLNAHLHQLMRLAEAFNIAVVVTNQVMARPDVFYGDPTTAVGGHVLAHTPGVRIQLRRSKGNKRIARVVDAPHLPEGEAVFIITEEGIRDSEEV, translated from the coding sequence TTGAGCCGTGAATCAGCAGGCAGGGGAGAGGTTAAGGTTTTATCCATAAGGGATATTCCAGGCGTTAACCCAGCGATAGCTGACAAGCTGGAGGCAGCCGGCTACTCCTCAGCGTGGACCGTGGTTGTTGCAAGGGTTGACGAGCTCGCTGAGAAAACAGGGATACCGCCCACGGTTCTCCAGAAGGTTATTGAGAACGCTAGGAGAGCTCTAGGCATTACTTTTAAAACAGCCAGGGAGGTTAAGCTTGAAAGACTCAACATTAAGAAGATCACAACGGGGAGCAAGAGCCTTGACGACCTCCTCGGCGGGGGGATTGAGACAAAGACTATAACAGAGTTCTACGGGGAGTACGGTAGCGGTAAAACCCAGATATGCCACCAGCTCAGCGTTAACGTTCAGCTACCCCCGGAGAGGGGTGGTTTAAGCGGGAAGGCAGTGTACGTTGACACCGAGGGGACTTTCAGGTGGGAGAGGATTGAGGCAATGGCGAGGGGGCTTGGCCTCGAGCCCGACCAGGTCATGGACAACATCTTCTACATGAGAGCGTACAACAGCGACCACCAGGTTTCAATAATAGACGACCTCTTCACCTTCGTCCCCAAGAACGATGTAAGGCTCGTGGTAGTTGACAGCGTTACAAGCCACTTCAGGGCAGAGTTCCCTGGAAGGGAGCACCTGGCTGAGAGGCAGCAGAAGCTTAACGCCCACCTCCACCAGCTGATGAGGCTTGCCGAAGCCTTCAACATAGCAGTGGTTGTTACAAACCAGGTCATGGCAAGGCCCGACGTCTTCTACGGGGATCCCACCACAGCTGTCGGGGGACACGTGCTCGCGCACACCCCTGGAGTGAGAATACAGCTGAGAAGGTCCAAGGGCAACAAGAGGATTGCGAGAGTAGTTGACGCACCCCACCTCCCCGAGGGCGAGGCAGTCTTCATCATAACCGAGGAGGGCATAAGGGACTCTGAAGAAGTGTAG
- a CDS encoding threonine--tRNA ligase has translation MKLLLIHSRTFQYTPIEPAVKEPEPLPEGVREERFENALVVFTSIENGDDSSVAERARDEILGVAEQVKPSVIVLYPYAHLSSDLAPPSAAVSVLEDLRAKLTAASKIPVHKAPFGWYKSFRIECLGHPLSELSKTVKKTGAVQKRVVEKKFYIMTPDGSLHDPASFDYSNYPELKILVDKEVFGRELEGGENRVNDYCRKFGFEWEPMSDHGHMRYGPHGVVMMESVFRYSWKVANELGIPVFKVMGTNMFNLKEKPVYEHAALFGDRLYEVELDEDRFVLRYAACHQQFAMLRDWVISHSHLPFGAFEVADSYRLEQRGEVALCFRLRKFYMPDLHIFNKNLEEAVRVSRIVQDKILEEAGKLGRKYVALYNITSDFLENHREKLLEFVRRENYPVLLAVIPGGIYYWVLNVEYHIIDNLKRPREIATFQIDIGNGKRFNITYVDEKGEKHHPVIIHTAILGGVERYIYMILDTAAIAEMNGQTPYIPTWISPIQARIIPVSKEYVEHALKTALELQNQGFRVDVDDRDETLGKKIRDAGREWIPYIVVIGEREVKTNTLNVRIRRSNDQKAMSLEEFVKLLREETKGYPQVESAMPLRLSQRPLFSYKQ, from the coding sequence TTGAAACTACTGCTCATTCACTCGAGAACATTCCAGTACACTCCTATAGAGCCGGCTGTGAAGGAGCCGGAGCCCCTGCCTGAAGGGGTTAGGGAGGAGAGGTTTGAGAACGCCCTGGTAGTGTTCACAAGCATTGAGAACGGGGATGACTCAAGCGTTGCGGAGAGGGCGAGGGATGAGATACTCGGGGTTGCAGAGCAGGTGAAGCCCTCCGTCATAGTGCTCTACCCCTACGCGCATCTCTCAAGCGACCTGGCCCCGCCCTCAGCAGCTGTGAGCGTGCTCGAAGACCTCAGGGCTAAGCTGACAGCAGCCTCCAAGATACCTGTTCACAAAGCACCCTTCGGCTGGTACAAGTCATTCAGGATCGAGTGCCTCGGCCACCCGTTGAGCGAGCTCTCTAAAACCGTTAAGAAAACCGGGGCTGTGCAGAAAAGGGTTGTCGAGAAAAAGTTCTACATCATGACGCCTGATGGAAGCCTGCACGACCCAGCATCCTTCGACTACTCAAACTATCCCGAGCTGAAAATCCTCGTCGACAAGGAGGTTTTCGGAAGAGAGCTCGAGGGAGGGGAGAACAGGGTTAACGACTACTGCCGCAAGTTCGGGTTTGAATGGGAGCCTATGAGCGACCACGGCCACATGAGGTACGGTCCCCACGGCGTCGTAATGATGGAGTCAGTGTTCAGGTACTCGTGGAAGGTTGCAAACGAGCTTGGAATACCAGTGTTCAAGGTAATGGGGACCAACATGTTCAACCTTAAGGAGAAACCCGTGTACGAGCACGCAGCACTCTTCGGCGACAGGCTCTACGAGGTCGAGCTGGACGAGGACAGGTTCGTCCTCAGGTATGCCGCATGCCACCAGCAGTTCGCAATGCTCAGGGACTGGGTTATAAGCCACAGCCACCTACCCTTCGGCGCTTTCGAAGTAGCCGACAGCTACAGGCTCGAGCAGAGAGGGGAGGTAGCCCTCTGCTTCAGGCTTAGAAAATTCTACATGCCCGACCTTCACATATTCAACAAGAACCTGGAGGAGGCTGTAAGGGTTTCAAGAATAGTTCAGGATAAAATCCTCGAGGAGGCTGGGAAGCTGGGGAGGAAGTACGTAGCATTATACAACATCACCTCGGACTTCCTTGAAAACCACAGGGAGAAGCTCCTGGAGTTCGTGAGAAGGGAGAACTACCCCGTCCTCCTAGCAGTCATCCCTGGCGGAATATACTACTGGGTCCTCAACGTTGAATACCACATAATAGACAACTTGAAGAGGCCGAGGGAGATAGCCACGTTCCAGATAGACATAGGGAACGGTAAAAGATTCAACATAACCTACGTAGACGAGAAAGGAGAGAAGCACCACCCGGTGATAATCCACACGGCAATACTGGGAGGGGTTGAAAGATACATCTACATGATACTAGACACCGCGGCGATAGCTGAGATGAATGGTCAAACACCATACATCCCAACATGGATAAGCCCCATCCAGGCGAGGATAATACCAGTCTCCAAGGAGTATGTTGAGCACGCGCTGAAAACAGCGCTGGAGCTTCAAAACCAGGGCTTCAGAGTAGACGTTGACGACAGGGATGAGACACTGGGGAAGAAGATAAGGGATGCTGGGAGAGAGTGGATACCATACATCGTTGTCATAGGCGAGAGAGAGGTTAAAACCAATACTTTAAACGTGAGGATAAGGAGGAGTAACGACCAGAAAGCAATGAGCCTCGAGGAGTTCGTCAAACTGTTGAGGGAGGAGACCAAGGGGTATCCTCAAGTAGAGTCGGCAATGCCCCTGAGGCTCAGCCAGAGACCACTCTTCTCCTACAAGCAGTAG
- a CDS encoding phosphoadenosine phosphosulfate reductase family protein, protein MYFLSWVKEPAAPVLSRRGGWRIKGDVWLAGAWERRLVSSLVRKYFNLDPGFENDLVVFHRVPSWSGEVDYAFGFHAHALRLGVAYYSVKEGWSLSPTGALASLLESQGAQACDVGFAGHLKGKRVELPEECAASSNMVLLRMGGYVGVARRTGGGGRFKVKDAAPRGFRKLAQGGAEDVVRANQQVLRESVREAKGFIMKAYRSIQGSGKAAVSFSGGADSTATLSLAAEALGPGKVVAVYSDTGLEFPESLRYAEQVASRLGVELVVLEPSARVVDLVGEKGLMSVDDRWCTRILKLEPLRKFYSNSGLKLYFDGARDYESFGRAKTPRLGYNPLIPGVTRALPIKKWPRLLVQAYLYSVKTPLNPLYDQGFTRIGCVACPAMHLYELHLSFSKHRGIHEELAKAAGVSMGDYLRMRWSTREPG, encoded by the coding sequence GTGTATTTTCTATCATGGGTTAAGGAGCCTGCCGCCCCGGTTTTAAGCAGGAGGGGAGGGTGGAGGATAAAGGGTGATGTATGGCTTGCGGGGGCGTGGGAGAGGAGGCTTGTCAGTTCGCTTGTGAGGAAGTATTTCAACCTGGACCCTGGCTTCGAGAATGATTTAGTGGTTTTTCACAGGGTTCCCTCGTGGAGCGGTGAGGTAGACTATGCTTTCGGATTCCACGCCCATGCTTTAAGACTGGGCGTTGCCTACTACAGCGTGAAGGAGGGCTGGAGCCTCTCTCCCACAGGGGCTTTGGCAAGCCTGCTGGAATCACAGGGGGCTCAAGCCTGCGATGTAGGGTTTGCCGGGCATTTAAAGGGGAAGCGGGTCGAGCTCCCTGAGGAGTGCGCGGCTTCTTCAAACATGGTTTTACTGAGGATGGGAGGGTATGTAGGGGTTGCTAGAAGGACTGGGGGTGGCGGGAGGTTTAAGGTGAAGGATGCGGCTCCTCGGGGCTTCAGGAAGCTTGCGCAGGGCGGGGCCGAGGATGTTGTCAGGGCTAACCAGCAGGTTTTAAGGGAGAGCGTCAGGGAAGCAAAGGGCTTTATCATGAAAGCCTACCGGAGTATTCAGGGCTCGGGAAAGGCTGCTGTCTCCTTCAGCGGAGGGGCTGATTCAACAGCAACACTATCCCTCGCGGCAGAGGCGCTGGGGCCGGGGAAGGTGGTGGCTGTTTACAGCGACACCGGCCTGGAGTTTCCCGAGAGCCTCCGCTATGCTGAGCAGGTGGCTTCAAGGCTTGGCGTGGAGCTGGTTGTGCTGGAGCCTAGTGCTAGAGTGGTTGACCTGGTGGGGGAGAAGGGGTTGATGAGCGTGGATGACAGGTGGTGTACGAGGATTTTGAAGCTTGAACCCTTGAGAAAATTCTACAGCAACAGTGGCTTGAAGCTCTACTTCGACGGGGCGAGGGATTACGAGAGCTTCGGCCGTGCTAAAACACCCCGGCTGGGATATAATCCTTTAATCCCAGGGGTTACGAGAGCCCTTCCCATTAAGAAGTGGCCGAGGCTCCTTGTCCAAGCATACCTGTACTCTGTGAAAACCCCTCTCAACCCGCTCTACGATCAAGGCTTCACAAGGATCGGGTGTGTGGCATGCCCTGCAATGCACCTTTACGAGCTCCACCTATCCTTCTCGAAACACCGTGGGATTCATGAAGAGCTTGCCAAGGCAGCTGGCGTGAGCATGGGGGATTACTTGAGAATGCGGTGGAGTACCCGGGAACCGGGTTGA
- a CDS encoding NAD-dependent epimerase/dehydratase family protein, giving the protein MNRVLVTGGAGFIGSHLVDYLLSKGVYVRVVDNLSSGRLEHVSHHFGSKLFEFVEGDLKNPETALKAVEDVDTVFHLAANPEVRLSVTEPIVHFNENLLATFNLLEACRRKGSVKLFVFASSSTVYGDASVLPTPETHEVKPISVYGASKAGCEALLSSYSHLYGFKGVSLRYANIVGPRLRHGVIYDFIMKLSRNSRELEILGDGSQRKSYLHVRDAVEATVTAAENSPSTYDCFNVGNEDWVTVTEIADIVSKAMGVKPSYRFVATVKDGRGWPGDVKLMLLSIEKIKKLGWAPRLSSREAVEETARALVAELGLK; this is encoded by the coding sequence ATGAACAGGGTGCTGGTTACCGGTGGAGCCGGCTTCATAGGGAGCCACCTCGTAGACTACCTGCTCAGCAAGGGGGTTTACGTTAGAGTTGTCGACAATTTGAGCAGCGGGAGGCTTGAGCATGTCTCACATCACTTCGGGAGCAAGCTCTTCGAGTTTGTTGAAGGGGATTTGAAAAACCCTGAGACGGCTTTGAAAGCTGTTGAAGATGTTGACACGGTTTTCCACCTAGCGGCAAACCCTGAGGTAAGGCTGAGCGTTACCGAGCCCATTGTGCACTTTAACGAGAACCTGCTCGCCACCTTCAACCTGCTCGAAGCCTGCAGGAGGAAGGGGAGCGTCAAGCTGTTCGTTTTCGCAAGCTCCAGCACGGTGTATGGGGATGCAAGCGTGCTTCCAACCCCTGAGACGCACGAGGTTAAGCCTATAAGCGTCTACGGTGCCAGCAAGGCTGGTTGCGAAGCCCTGTTATCATCCTATTCACACCTCTACGGTTTCAAGGGGGTTTCACTACGCTACGCTAACATCGTGGGGCCCAGGCTGAGGCACGGGGTAATATACGACTTTATCATGAAGCTCTCGAGGAACTCGCGGGAGCTTGAAATACTGGGCGACGGCTCCCAGAGGAAGAGCTACCTTCACGTGAGAGATGCTGTTGAAGCAACCGTCACAGCCGCGGAGAACTCTCCGAGCACCTACGACTGCTTCAACGTGGGGAACGAGGACTGGGTGACTGTTACCGAGATAGCTGATATTGTTTCAAAAGCAATGGGTGTTAAACCCTCCTACAGGTTTGTCGCAACCGTTAAGGATGGGAGAGGGTGGCCAGGGGACGTGAAGCTAATGCTCCTCAGTATTGAGAAGATTAAGAAGCTGGGCTGGGCCCCCAGGCTCTCCAGCAGGGAGGCTGTTGAGGAAACGGCTAGGGCACTGGTGGCTGAGCTAGGCTTGAAGTAG
- a CDS encoding archaellin/type IV pilin N-terminal domain-containing protein, with protein sequence MAKKGIVGIEAAIVLIAFVIVAAALAFVVINMGMYTTQKSKEVMQQGLNEATTALEVDGSVLGYGDNNGITFIYIPLKVSPGQLAVDFSSDKIDVVINLPGGAFSKINQDNDPEAPASTPVDLTSLHPSANTAPVAEIYIVQGDADYVLEPGEKFIVVIGLPTGLTQYQKFTVEIRPLQGAPLIVERTVPPTLPETSGFVNLG encoded by the coding sequence ATGGCGAAGAAGGGTATCGTGGGCATTGAGGCCGCGATCGTCCTCATAGCCTTCGTAATAGTCGCGGCCGCACTAGCCTTCGTAGTAATAAACATGGGAATGTACACAACCCAGAAGAGCAAAGAAGTAATGCAGCAAGGATTAAACGAGGCTACAACAGCACTCGAAGTAGACGGGTCAGTGCTAGGGTATGGCGATAACAACGGGATAACCTTCATCTACATACCCTTGAAGGTTTCACCGGGGCAGCTGGCAGTAGACTTCTCGAGCGATAAGATAGACGTAGTCATAAACCTGCCGGGGGGAGCGTTCAGCAAGATAAACCAGGATAATGACCCGGAGGCGCCAGCGAGCACGCCTGTTGACTTAACCAGTCTGCACCCCTCAGCAAACACCGCGCCGGTTGCAGAGATATACATTGTACAGGGAGATGCTGACTACGTGCTGGAGCCGGGCGAGAAGTTCATAGTGGTCATCGGACTACCTACAGGTCTAACCCAATACCAGAAGTTCACGGTCGAGATCAGGCCGCTGCAGGGAGCACCACTAATAGTTGAGAGGACGGTGCCGCCGACCCTGCCTGAGACGTCAGGGTTTGTCAACCTAGGGTAA